In one Rhopalosiphum padi isolate XX-2018 chromosome 3, ASM2088224v1, whole genome shotgun sequence genomic region, the following are encoded:
- the LOC132927391 gene encoding MAD2L1-binding protein-like isoform X1 produces MATCDVCVHLSDIMTPLSFSSLITTLIKYLVYEKQLIPYPYDRLKLYVQKYKELNFEQENSRCNQKSKYRLESEKYYKKVSDAVQSLETVFQCIENEFLSHVENHIESVVILIGSSVLNPLTVFNINVPELSYSHCEKQHSSRQHIDNVFRNILNNDKFNDILTSNIMVETNLYVMFKVKKGGKMATNWCVPKEQFRSFRGKQVVLRFDQPQNEINSKKYETCCIKDCLNFEVFVDFDNQETSVQTLQTLNNTFTNSVVDWYLGKHHITGFKNYKYNGIPISDTWLNPTIIDRLVS; encoded by the exons ATGGCAACCTGTGATGTATGCGTTCATTTGTCTGACATCATGACACCACTGTCATTTTCCAGCTTAATCACAacgctaataaaatatttggtctATGAAAAGCAACTGATTCCTTATCCTTACGACCGTCTGAAGTTATACGTGCAAAAATACAAAGAACTGAACTTTGAG CAGGAAAACAGTCGCTGTaatcaaaaaagtaaatacaGACTGGAGTctgagaaatattataaaaaagtttcaGATGCGGTACAAAGTCTTGAAACTGTTTTCCAG tgCATTGAAAATGAATTTCTTAGTCATGTCGAAAATCATATAGAATcagttgtaatattaattgGATCAAGTGTACTTAATCCTTTGACTGTATTTAACATAAATGTACCAGAATTAAGTTATTCACATTGTGAAAAACAACATTCTTCTAGGCAGCACATAGATAATGTATTTAG gaacatattgaataatgacaagtttaatgatatattaacatCAAATATAATGGTTGAAACAAACTTGTATGTGATGTTCAAAGTAAAGAAAGGTGGAAAAATGGCTACTAATTGGTGTGTGCCCAAGGAGCAGTTTCGTAGTTTCCGAGGGAAGCAAGTAGTCCTGAGATTTGACCAACCACAAAATGAGATCAATTCGAAGAAATATGAAACATGTTGCATCAAagattgtttgaattttgaagtaTTTGTTGATTTTGACAATCAGGAGACAAGTGTACAAACATtgcaaacattaaataatacattcacaAACAGTGTTGTTGATTGGTATTTAGGAAAACATCATATAActggatttaaaaattataaatacaatggaATTCCTATATCAGATACTTGGTTGAATCCAACTATCATTGATCGTTTGGTATCATAA
- the LOC132927391 gene encoding MAD2L1-binding protein-like isoform X2, with product MATCDVCVHLSDIMTPLSFSSLITTLIKYLVYEKQLIPYPYDRLKLYVQKYKELNFEENSRCNQKSKYRLESEKYYKKVSDAVQSLETVFQCIENEFLSHVENHIESVVILIGSSVLNPLTVFNINVPELSYSHCEKQHSSRQHIDNVFRNILNNDKFNDILTSNIMVETNLYVMFKVKKGGKMATNWCVPKEQFRSFRGKQVVLRFDQPQNEINSKKYETCCIKDCLNFEVFVDFDNQETSVQTLQTLNNTFTNSVVDWYLGKHHITGFKNYKYNGIPISDTWLNPTIIDRLVS from the exons ATGGCAACCTGTGATGTATGCGTTCATTTGTCTGACATCATGACACCACTGTCATTTTCCAGCTTAATCACAacgctaataaaatatttggtctATGAAAAGCAACTGATTCCTTATCCTTACGACCGTCTGAAGTTATACGTGCAAAAATACAAAGAACTGAACTTTGAG GAAAACAGTCGCTGTaatcaaaaaagtaaatacaGACTGGAGTctgagaaatattataaaaaagtttcaGATGCGGTACAAAGTCTTGAAACTGTTTTCCAG tgCATTGAAAATGAATTTCTTAGTCATGTCGAAAATCATATAGAATcagttgtaatattaattgGATCAAGTGTACTTAATCCTTTGACTGTATTTAACATAAATGTACCAGAATTAAGTTATTCACATTGTGAAAAACAACATTCTTCTAGGCAGCACATAGATAATGTATTTAG gaacatattgaataatgacaagtttaatgatatattaacatCAAATATAATGGTTGAAACAAACTTGTATGTGATGTTCAAAGTAAAGAAAGGTGGAAAAATGGCTACTAATTGGTGTGTGCCCAAGGAGCAGTTTCGTAGTTTCCGAGGGAAGCAAGTAGTCCTGAGATTTGACCAACCACAAAATGAGATCAATTCGAAGAAATATGAAACATGTTGCATCAAagattgtttgaattttgaagtaTTTGTTGATTTTGACAATCAGGAGACAAGTGTACAAACATtgcaaacattaaataatacattcacaAACAGTGTTGTTGATTGGTATTTAGGAAAACATCATATAActggatttaaaaattataaatacaatggaATTCCTATATCAGATACTTGGTTGAATCCAACTATCATTGATCGTTTGGTATCATAA